CACCTACTTCTCGTCGAAGAACCACCTGATCGCCGAGGTGTATCTGAACCTGATCCGACAGGTGCCCTACTTCACCGACGTCAACGACAGCCGGGTCACCCGTGTCGAGAAGACGCTGCGCAGCATGGCGCTGACCGTCGCCGACGAACCGGAGGTGGCCGCCGCGTGCACCACCGCGCTGCTGAGCGGAAACGACGAAGCGGTGCGCGCGGTCCGTGATCGCATCGGCGCAGAGATCCACCGCCGCATCCGTTCGGCCGTCGGCCCGGATGCGGACCCACGCACGCTTGCCGCGTTGGAGATGACATTCTTCGGCGCGTTGGTCAATGCCGGAAGCGGCGCGTTCACCTATCACCAGATCGCCGACCGCCTCAGCTATGTGGTCGGCCTCATCATTGGGGACGACAATGAGCGTTGAGACGAGCGATCTGCTCCTCGACCCGTACGACTACGACTTCCACGAAGACCCGTATCCGTACTACAAGCGCCTACGCGACGAGGCTCCGCTGTATCACAACCCCGACTTGGGCTTTTGGGCGTTGTCGCGGCATCAGGACGTGCTGGCTGGATTCCGCAACAGCACCACGCTGTCCAACAAGTTCGGGGTGTCGCTGGATCCGGCGTCGCGCGGTCCACACGCGTCCAAGACCATGTCGTTTCT
The sequence above is drawn from the Mycobacterium gallinarum genome and encodes:
- a CDS encoding TetR/AcrR family transcriptional regulator, translated to MSSDPVVVVAQPSSPQPGETPRNRRQEETFNKVLAAGIEMLRESSYADLTVRAVAARAKVAPATAYTYFSSKNHLIAEVYLNLIRQVPYFTDVNDSRVTRVEKTLRSMALTVADEPEVAAACTTALLSGNDEAVRAVRDRIGAEIHRRIRSAVGPDADPRTLAALEMTFFGALVNAGSGAFTYHQIADRLSYVVGLIIGDDNER